accccaaatccgctggagatccattatctatcaaatcaaatcaaggatcaagctaaatatggaagaaaataatctgccagatttggtctgtcggctagggtttaccgaatTGCTATATAAACTTCAGCATGTGTGGTTGGCAGATGGCAGTTTTTGGAGTCTTACGAATTTCAGAGAGCAAATTTACATTCTAGAGTTTAGGATTACTCTTCTAGACTTAGACTTTtattagttcaccaagaaaacaatttacttttagttcttttacattttttgcaccaaacaatttagttgcttttcgtatttcaattccgttgtgacgaacaaagccaaggttgttgccttaggtatttttatattaagtattttgaatttcctttcattcatgtgttcattCTATTTCgcatttatgtttttcattatgtgtgagtagttcccttggtgaggtttaaggggtgcaaataattgttgtcaatatgtaaacattcgtgagacatttgttctttcggttgagtctcgtggttccagacggatctgtgccaagccatgggcagtaggggcctaacgggtgatctccgttcggtaaaacgctgtccgtgtcaagcaaaggccagggtataccagggcgtgacaaccggtaaaCCCACGActgagtagctgagcagcgtcaacaaaaggcgttgtagatccggaaggtgaggaaaagattgatgggatacactgtccttcctcagtcttgggcttctctagagactacccatcaactgtgacgaggcataaagccatggttatcaaacgaggaaggtaacttctgcgccgtagtatgtctatgactggtcggctgacaagccgaaaatggttgtgtccaggaggcatgtgtcactcaaagtgcagagttggggacctcgggagagaaggttggtgagggtcatacttggtgagtaacgggtatgactactacctaaggaggagtgaagcactgccttgtgatcggggattgtgtgaccttcggaccaagtgatcgcaatggactcaaccatcctaagtgtgaagtatgatctcttgaaacgccccaatgtctttgggccatgCCTTGaggttatatggatcatggacggatcatcagtatgcctatgaccgaaataaatgttgacaacagttatgacctaaccgtaaaccttaccccttgttatatttgatcttcgTCTAAGTTTACTTGTGtagataaacaggttgagaccgtgacaactcaatttgtgcacccgaagagtaaagtagttcctcactctccgtgggatcgaccctatacttgctgctaagactgttctttggttgcgagtcataggagcgtgtactgtccgtctagggcatacacaaaGTATTTTGATACCGCGCGCTGGACGACGGGCGCGCGCGTCCATCAGTcctcattattgggacggaaggagtacttCGCTGAACGAACAGTAGGACGCAACCTGACTAGAAGTCTTCAGTCATCAGTCGAAGATGTTTACACAACTCAATATCAGCATTGAACTGAAGACCAGTAAAGTACCAGTCAACATTCTACATCTGACTAAAGAGAAGACTACCGGACACGCTGTATTAAATGCTTAAGTACAACAACATTAAATgccgaagatttgaagatcgtccttgcaAGTACCAAAGCTTCCCTTTGCGTGTAAAGATGCAGAAGCACATACTCCGAGGACAAGATAATTCAAATATCTGTCAAAAGGAATATTCGAAGATTGCCACCTCAACCCAAGAAGCGACATcctctcacaacggcagaaatcctaaagaccatctctccaacggatctattcaagacttcgcctataaatagagcttgacGAACAACTGCAATATGGACCGATTCGAAGACATACACTGAAGCTTTGCCGAATTAGAGAGCCAACACTTCCATAGATTGAtttcgaatcgaagaagagagtaatcaacgttgtaaaatcagtctagctgattacctaaactctcttgtTAGTTTAGGCACTTCAAGTTTTATCCTAAGCCTAGAATGAGTTACTCAAGAGCATGTTCTCAGTAATTTTAGTTGGAAGAGTTCAAACTTCCTTTTCAACCGAGAGAAAAGTGAGTTTGAGTGGTTGTGGTTTAGTACCGGTCTAAAACTAAACTGTTCGGTTTCCTTTGCACCCAGAAAGCCAAAAGGGAGTTCAGATTAAAGGTTCTGGCTCCAATTACCTTAGCATTAGCTGATTGGACACGACAGTGTCAGGGCGTGCTAAGTGTTAAATCCAATTCAGGGTGGAttggtaggtttgctgtgcacctctaagcataagcccagagtgtttgtcagacaaATAATCTGGCTGTGGATGTAAGGGAGATGTCTCCGAACCATgttaaaaatccttgtgttctttatctgctttaaGTTTTTCCTTACTTGTGTCAAACTAttttcaactgaactggattaactgaaaagtgtaactaaggatttatACAAGTGACAAACCTCTTCTAAAGACTATTcgcattaagtttaaattctgctgctgagttattaatccTACTGACGATTGTTAGTCAGAGAGATTAATAACTttactctgttttacaaactagactgaagccttacttggatatcagttaagcccAGTGCTCGACTAATGTCACTTTACTGAAGCATCTTTACTTTCAGTTTACAACCTATTTCAAACTGAAATCtggttaagtttgttttgtttgcGAAAAGTAGCCCacatgtgtattccccccatacacatgtcagtcaaccctccgggaccccaacAACGATAAACAacaaaggatttttacgtggttcggaacaagttcctacgtccacggtcagttaaacacactgataatcactctgggcttgtgcttgcgggtgcacagcaaaccgttAACTGAAACTAGGTTTCAGTGCCAATACactggattggacttctcgtctccttcTTAACTCGCAAGTGCAAAGACTACACTTCGTCTTGCGTGCGGGggctaagaactcttgagttcagaccacagtctcgaactctctctcaaactctcttttcgctcagttgaaaagggttcgaattaccaactagattacagagaagAGGCTCTTTGTGATCGAGGGttaagagaatgtatgaaattagtaaactgattttggctttgaatattctcttattcgattcaaactttgaaagcAGTGAAAtgctgagttgcaattttggcagaggttcagcttgtgcatttgaatcggtgaagattgtggtgttcatcgagctctatttataggcgaagtcttgaatagatcagttggcaagatggtcttcaagaattcgtcCGTTGtgagtaggggtgagcaaaaaccgaaccgaaatgcAAAACCGAACGGAATCAAACCAAACCGTTTTGGTGCGGTTCAGTCCCGAATCTATTGGTTCGGTTCTGATCACTAATTTTTTAGCAACAAAaatgactgcaactaacacaggtaattgtagcaagcaacaagtaatcgagtatcgtatccacagggactgacacaacgaaataactctagctatctcctaaatagactataacagtagacaggcaaatgAATAAAAAGAAGGTTTGATTAACTtatactaaaacgcaaataacgataaatcaaaacacgtaggaaaaatcaaatattaaaagacaactgatcctagggtagtaaattcattaactaaatttacacaattaatctattaatcctatgtaccagtttaatccagttatgatgagagatcacttaattaatcaatcactctcgctagagcagcaacgatcgtagattagtaaattctctatctccgctaggtttcaagaaaatctactaactcccaaaagctcctaagaatagctccctatgatccacttatctccgctaggtctcaaggttaaaatcatatcatacatttctgaatccgctaaacagttatctccgctaggtctcaaaccgaatagctaaacatgcaaactattggccaaataattcacaaaaaattaagcaccaggaattatgaatcataaactggaaggcacaaaagtattaacaaataaatcacataaattcaatcaactatttacaaaccctagaattagCTAAacaaaactagccagacatagcaaaagaaagcataaacattattaaaaagaaagcaataataaaaactgaattatataaaaattgaataagAACGAAtatagcagcttgaatcttcaatcttgtggaaatccaatccaagcagtaaaaactggaaaataaatgtatagctaaagctataaaactgaaaaataaagttgggaactgaaaaaggaacacaaaataggtcaaaagaagacctatttatagtatcagggtaaaatacagagtttgagctcgaaaaagACTTGAAAAACGCACAAAAACGCAAAAACACGGACTAACGGCGGTCTGGCGGCGGGCAGACGGCGCTCACCGCGCGGACGCCGCTGGCGCCGAAAACTCGGCGGGctgcccggcggtcgccggatCCTTCACAAATTTTCTTcttcaggcggcggtcgccgcccggtcgccgcggGGTCTCCGTtgtttcgctgctgcgcgcgactttcttgttttggtcataactttctcgttcgaactccgatttatgatccgtttgcgctcacgaactcgtatcgagacgatatACAACTTTTATTTCAGATAAGGTTtcaaaattcgaactcaataaacctgaaatttccttcaaagttcgagtaagaatcatgtttcaaaagataaagcaaattaagcacaaaacaatcatccaacactcaatttcctataaaattaacatcatatgaacactaaaaacaatggaaacatgagtgttatcaggtTCCGAAAATTAAAAACCGATAAGTTTCGGTTTTcaatttttggttcggttttaaaccgaaccgaaccgataaatattaatattttattatatatttatattttataatatatattcaattttctaatttttaattggtttatatatttatattttataatattttattatatatttatattttatatattttataatatattaattggttttttcataaattatatatttatatttttacattattttacaagtttttaattgtttttttttcgaaaaaaaaagtttttttttttgcattggttcggtaaaccgaaccgaaaccgtcgattttaccggttcggtttcggttcggtttggcaccCCCAATTTGTGCGGTTCGGTTCTaattttaaccatcggttcggttttcggttttggatttttggttcggttttgcaccgaaccgaaccgatgctcaccccttgttgtgagagtaatttgaatttaaggcttcaatcttcgaagtTCCTTATTTGGTGAAGAATGGCGTCTCAGGTACAAGgggtaaggcgcctctgaaaagtttgcaccaaaaaggaatgctttgcagagaaaggacgatcttcaatatctctgcatttaatgcggctgtacttgaaagtatgtggcttccttttaacttaagagtttcagtccgaggaagaatgtcaactgatacttgacttgagtatcagtccgctaattccatGTGGCCAGCATTAATacttcagtcataactgatccTTGAGGGAGACTCTCGTCCAGTCAATACTTTAGTATATGACTTTGTCTTTTCACAGATATCTTCAGTtgaggtcttcagtcttcagtgtTCAGAACAGCATTCTAACTAgaaaacatgaactctaacacttgagttcgaaaaatTTTAGTCTATTAAAGGAAAATCtaatagttttggtatcatcaaaactagggttatgatatttcattaagttcccaacaaatatAAAGATTGTGCTACAGTGGATTCGAACTTAAGCTTACCTAAAATTTAATTCTACTTATATATACTAATCTTAATTCAACGTTTGAGTATCGGTCCAGAATTCCTTTATTATCTAATTGACTAACAATTATATATACGCTAACGAATATaactagtgtatctcccgcgctatgcgcggtgattGTGATTTTAGACTCGtataaattatgtatatattttatattttcttcggccataaaaaatagtcctaaaaagagacgatacaaattttaataaaaataattagtgtaTCGTATATTAGACCTCTTTAATTTCATGAACTTTCATTTAATAGACATATTGCatattgcatattttatttagaaatcATTTACACACAAAGAATAAAATGGTCTAtgcaaataaaaagaagaagaaaatgttgAAGTGccttaatttttaattggatgagtgaatctttttcctttttttatttgaaataattgtaaatttagttTGAGCATTAGATAGTTGAAATATTTGTATTACGTGTGTGATTATATAAAATTGTTGGTCATTTGtggattaaataatttatttataaacatcTAATTATACATTTAATTGTAAACTTTCAATTATGTCCTTctagttgaattttttttcttaaaaaaataaatatatttacacATTCTTCTACATAGTATACCACATGTGCGATGCACATGGAttatggatttaaaatataataatattaaaatttaccttttaatatttatgaatttaaaataatactaatagaCAACATAAATGTTTAATTACAACATCCTTATAATGTGGTTGTTTTATAATTTCCTGTGTAACATaaactataaatatataatttgatatCTCTTgataatagtattattttttctattaataaattttatacattaaagtaaatattaatgcataatataataatcaaaatatcagaagaagacaaaaaaaaaagttaacagAAAAGTTTAAACGCGtccaattttttgaaaaaataaatataaataaagataaaaagacATTTAGTTATAcatttaacaatatttttttaaaagagtcaattatattaatattgttaatattatatttgcTGAGTTTGTTTAGAGATATAAGTAATAATTAGTATCATTCTTTCGAAAACAACCATAAAAGCacaattagatttttttttgttttttaggaaaaaaaagCACAATTATTAgattaagaaaaaaaagttgCGGTTTTGTAGGCTAGGAGTAATAGGCAGTTATATctttgatttataattttttcccATAAATTCCAATTACACCCttgtaattgaattaaattacatttactttgctttttatatatataaagattataGCATACAAACAACTAAAATTTTCTTCCCACAATAAAGATCAAAATTCTATAGTTCTAACATTCAAACAAGGCACTTCATGAAAAAACTGAGGATAAACAAAAATCTCTACAATCAATTAATATGTAGGCCAATAAATatatacaagaaacaactcaaccacaattaagaaaatgcattcttttatactatttttttttactaattctTGCAAATATATATCTAAACACAGCTCCCAAATTCTTGCAAACATATGTATAAACTGTtataaccgggtacacgatcgagtaaACTTTTACAACTCAAAAAAACTGAACTAAGAAAATAGAAAGATTAGAGGTAACAAGGTAGAAACTAAAAACTGATtacaagaaataaaacaaacgtGAAATGATGCCGAGTCAAGATGGAACTCTTCCCACAAGAAGATTATCACCCTGGTAGTGCTCACGGTGTTGGCGAATCTTTCCCAAAGGTAAAACGGCAacgtctcgttggatgtagcaccacaatccggcgagctccggtgAACTGAATAGGATAAAAAAACTGAGCAAGTGGGGAAGTATGAAGAATGTAGAATTTCAGTGTGTGTCAAGTGTCATGCTCTAGACGCCTATTTATAGATTGTTCACCATTAGGGGAATTAAAGCTCAATGAAGagatttaatcagccaaaaggCTGTTATAGGATGTTACAGAATTCAAAGGTTTGAATTCAAATGTTACAAAATCAATAGAATTGAATTCAGACGTTTTCATGTTGTGTTGTTGCTGAATTCGAACAGCTCTTGCTGTTACAAGTGGCACATGCATTGGCTGGTTCTCTTGGGCTGTTACAGATAGGCTTTGGACTGAACCTAAATTCAGTTGGGCTGAAAAGAATAAGCCCAACAAGCCCAAaagtattttgtccaaaaaattatatagtttggaTCCAaacaccaattgccaagatccgagtctttggccgcggcccgtacccgacccgcttgtccggcggcggcggccgattGATCGTCAGCGGTgccgcgcgtgtgtgtgtgcgcgaggcCATGGCCTTCATCCAAGCCCACTAACAAGCCACAAGTTATTagctccatgtgctttgctattcttatacatgagaGAACATCTCTcattttccaatgtgggacaataaCACTTTCCCAAGTATTATTTCCCTACACAACATCCAAgctttgatatacaatatctcactcaccgaaAATCAGTTTTGAGACTTTAAGTATATcacgttcatctactcgagacgtagattaacattcaataattattcaattaaataataactatttaattaaataattaatttccaaATTGGTATTAAAACCAATATTTCCAACATAAACATCTATACAGAATTTCCCTAATTCCCTAATCTACTCAAATACAGAGCAGAAGCCACGCGATGTAGGGACTTACCGGTGCCACAAGCGATGGCGGCAGACAATGCAGAGCGGTGGGGAAGGGGATGGTGGCACCAGATGTGCAACAGCgagagagttagagagagaaacgaGAGTGATAGGAAGTTAGGAACTTACTGGAGGTGGCAGACGGTGCAAGGCAGCGGCGGAGAAGGGGATGGCGGCGCCAACTGTGAAACgacgagatagagagagagacagagataGAGATAATGCGAAAGTGATAGGAACTTACCAGAGGCGGTAGAGGTGGGGAACGAGATGGGGGCTGCGTCTGTgcggaaaaaaaaatagagagagaagcGAGAAAGATAGAGAGACAAGCAAGAGGACTTACCAGTGACCTTCGACGACGACACAATCGGAGAGGGGCGGTGGCAGCAACGTTGGGAAATAAGATAGGCGCGCGTCAGCTTTGGGAAAGATATAGATGTTTAGAGAGAGATAAGcgagaaagatagagagagaagcgAGAAAGAGACTTACCGGCGATAGTATCGGTGGCGACACAATCAGAGAGGGGCAGCGGCAGAATGGGGAAGATGACACCAAAACAAATTAAAGCACAAACGGGAAAGGAGGAACATTCACCGGTGAGTTAATTTATTTCACCGATGGATCACCGGCATCAACATTCGTCGGTGATAAAATTTttctataaatttaaaattaattaaacattgaaaattgaaattcacCAACGCCAACATGTCAATTGGTGAGGCGTCTGTCGATAACTGTTGGAAAAATTCTAAATTTGATCAATGCCAAAATTTAATGATGCGAACCCGATAATAACCAAAACACAGCTAAAGGATAAGAAAATTTCCAACTGAAAAGCAGTATGTTGAATCCTAAGTCTAAAAAGAAAAGACTTTGAGAAAGTCTACGAAGAAGTCCAAGGCTACTGAAATCTCAGTTGAAGATCAAATTGCAATAGACAATCAGCAGACAATCCAGTTGAAAGAGAACCATACTGATGAAGATATTCCAATCCAAAGGATCATCAAACGGGCAAGCTGATCAGGTTCATGCCAGGCCACTAGCATAAAGACTTTGCTGCATTGAAACGCAAACTGATAAAAGTATCAGTCTACTTAAATTGACCGATTGAAGAATATGAAGCTCGCACCCGCTCATACTCATGTTGCCACGTCAGTCCGCTAATAGTATGATTTCTTTTTAGCTTTCATTAATTGATCCCACGCCctctttcttaatttttttttcattgactTTAACATCAATGGTTATATCTTTGATgcataaatcaataattttttttggcctatttttagaaatatttaactttgaaatattCTTCCCAAAACCTATGGGACGGGACGATGCCGATCGTATTTGCATGTGTTAGCTGATGCACATAGTCAGGCAAAGATGGATTACTGGAAAAAGTATGCattcaaatctataaattcatctAAAAAACAAGACCCAcattttatctactaattattttgtttttacaatAATTAACCTGAAAAATCCCTGGAACAAGAAAAATGGCAAACCAAGGTCATCCCGGCAACACTTACAACGCTGAACAAGATACGAATCAGGCGCAGGTAACAtttagcccacgtttggttgggtgtttttaaaGGTTGGAAAgtgaatcaagtaattgaatccattacttgttgtttgatttGGATAATGAGATAagcattacccttacttgagggtaacccaatcacccaatttgttacccctcaaaatagaggggaaacaaaagaaatggaatcccttactaatgattcatttccattgttaaaccaaacactcaataaaaataatggttattgttaccattccactcctttatttaattctattccatgttcattcctctacttgaaccaaacgagcacttagaAACTTTAGATAAATCAATAGAAAGTCCTTGGATTTATTCGACTGCAATACGAATTATAATTAAGCATATAGCCACTTCactacaaatatttttatttggccCCCGaacttttcatttctttttaaatttcCCCAACTTAAGTACTCTTTCTTAATTCTTATGGGTTtgccaattaattgaatttatatacTATAATAGTGCATGGTTAATTATTCTGTTAAATAAAAGCAGAgaatttgataaataaaaaaataaaaatggcgTTTCTATTTTTGAACATGGATCTGAAAATAATCAACAACTTCATCGAGGGTGAGagaagttttattttttaataaaatgatttgGGTATATAAATGTTAGTACTCAGTATTCAAAGGCATTTTTTAAACTGAGGGAAGGGGATAGGTGGATGGGAATTTAACACTGCTATTcagtattaaaagaaaatcaatttATAAGTTTTCTAAAAATTTCTTGCGTTTCCAACTTTAGTTATCCCTTAACATTGAAAACACAAATCCCcctcaaaaacaaaaaagaccATAGAAAACACAAAAccttaatgaaaatttaatataaaacacaatttaaaaATCTTGTCGCAGATGCGGAGGCGGGATCTCGTTGACCAACCATCCGACATCCATAGCCAAGGCCAAGCCACCAAATTGCTTCAAGAGGTACATAAAATCTTGAGATAATTCATTTccaatttcatttttcacttttccAGTGTATGtacaaaaaattgaattaaagttTTAAAATCTCTAATATTCGTGCTTCCTAATAAATGGACGACGACGATGGTTTGAATACTTAAGAGTGGTGCACAAGCTAAGGACGCGGCGCATACCGCCGTCAACATGGCCAAGGGAGCAGCGGTAGGGGCCGCTAACATGGCGCAGGGGGCGGCGGAGGTGGTTAAGAATACTCTAGGGATGAACACCAACACCACCGGTGGCTCAGCAGGCCTAAGAAACAACAGCCACCCT
The genomic region above belongs to Salvia miltiorrhiza cultivar Shanhuang (shh) chromosome 5, IMPLAD_Smil_shh, whole genome shotgun sequence and contains:
- the LOC130986838 gene encoding uncharacterized protein LOC130986838, which produces MANQGHPGNTYNAEQDTNQAQMRRRDLVDQPSDIHSQGQATKLLQESGAQAKDAAHTAVNMAKGAAVGAANMAQGAAEVVKNTLGMNTNTTGGSAGLRNNSHPSTKM